From Anaerohalosphaera lusitana, one genomic window encodes:
- a CDS encoding dUTPase encodes MLKELFEKQAELNKRTGFDAKALRENWDPQYAGEWLNNYIAAMSNELEELRDSTYWKHWCKEAKKGERFKIHDLQNARVEVTDMLFFWISLAQCLGLDADDVYKLYQQKLGVNHSRQDDGYSMADKTEDDNKNIAI; translated from the coding sequence ATGCTTAAAGAATTATTCGAAAAACAGGCCGAGCTAAACAAGCGAACCGGCTTCGACGCAAAGGCCCTCCGCGAAAACTGGGACCCCCAGTACGCCGGCGAATGGCTAAACAACTACATCGCCGCAATGAGCAACGAGCTCGAAGAGCTCCGCGACAGCACTTACTGGAAGCACTGGTGCAAAGAGGCCAAAAAAGGCGAACGCTTCAAGATCCACGACCTGCAGAACGCACGCGTCGAGGTCACCGACATGCTCTTCTTCTGGATCTCGCTCGCACAGTGCCTCGGCCTCGACGCCGACGACGTCTACAAGCTCTATCAGCAAAAGCTAGGCGTCAACCACTCCCGCCAGGACGACGGCTACTCCATGGCGGACAAAACCGAAGACGACAACAAGAACATCGCTATCTAG
- the rpsT gene encoding 30S ribosomal protein S20: MAHSLSAKKRVRQNAKRNARNRGRKGALRKQIKTFEVLVKEGDAAKAQEQYKLVEKLLDKLSCTPTLHKNTASRMKSRLAKQLNTLAS; this comes from the coding sequence GTGGCGCATTCTTTATCGGCCAAAAAAAGAGTCAGGCAGAACGCTAAGAGAAACGCGAGAAATCGCGGTCGCAAGGGAGCCTTGAGAAAGCAGATCAAGACATTCGAGGTACTTGTTAAGGAAGGCGATGCCGCAAAGGCACAAGAGCAGTATAAACTTGTGGAAAAGCTGCTGGACAAGCTGTCCTGCACTCCCACACTGCACAAGAACACGGCTTCAAGGATGAAGAGTCGTCTTGCCAAGCAGCTCAACACGCTTGCGAGTTAA
- the secA gene encoding preprotein translocase subunit SecA, with protein MPIAKISSALQKIFGSRNERVLKRHWRLAERVKELEPQFQQMSDGELSAQTQKFKDRLAAGERTEEILPEAFATIRETSDRHLGFRNALLDQYEFDASKLDGHTRKIYDELKAKVDEGADVHDLDVPVEFNAVIRELYPESRPPFRFRHFDVQVIGGHVLYEGSIAEMATGEGKTLVATLAAYVVHLTGQKVHVITVNDYLAKRDADWMRPVFAAMGLTVGAIQGDMDTSGAARREQYECDITYGTNNEFGFDYLRDNMKTSLDRMAQGPLEYSLIDEVDSILIDEARTPLIISGPAVDDVNRYRKADSVARELMRLQSGRMNLKSRADAAERKLANAQGEYSEAKKAKDDARMQKAQKVVDETQEEIQQLEAQVEQTTEYFEIEYDRKAVHLTHDGISAAQDIAGVGSFYTGSNIEWPHMLEQSLRAHVVFEREKDYVVKDNKVVIVDEFTGRLMEGRQWSDGLHQAVEAKEGVKIKEESQTLATITLQNFFKLYDQIAGMTGTAITEAGEFLSIYGLDVVVIPTNRPLVRDDRQDLIYKSMAEKFNAIVDEIYEVSSAGRPVLVGTISIEKSEAISRALTKKYNVDHEVLNAKQHAREAVIVEKAGCQHKRRDGKAVGNVTIATNMAGRGTDIKLGPGVAEIGGLHIVGTERHEARRIDNQLRGRAGRQGDKGSSQFFLCFDDDLMRLFAPEWTVKALAWIGWEEGQPIYHGRISKGIEKAQKKVEERNFEQRKSLLDYDEVMDYQRKIFYKRRRQLLRGEGLKSLIMEMIERQIDTGSANMLSEEYRWNCAVEWARSQFGVDLAVRDIEGSKPEEIEEVIKELAKKNVANEISLSLGEYLEDYSDKATWKVDSLCKWAMSKFDANLSANKLRDMEVEDIERSVIDAACAQVENQDYSQLGEFLEEGFGVRLFAQWVGSKFDIKVDVEELEGLKADEVKAKLNERVAEKYEQREIEYPVEFAMNMVFGGAEVNIYGFEKLAEWANKRYGCELEAEKLGEMKPKEIYEMLVEYSDSYHKGRLEEEINGKIDGGADASEVAAWAKERFDADVDVDEQTSIEAIREKVLEAGRGFLRKELTDLEKYVLLQIYDGTWKDHLYSMDHLKESIFLRAFAEKDPKIEYKREGFRMFNEMLEQIEDKVTDVILKVRLTPKTQQRRSVWNVSNTSHDSVGQFSMAQKQRAAAQAPQGEVKVKTIVTDERKVGRNEPCPCGSGKKYKKCCGRG; from the coding sequence ATGCCTATTGCTAAGATAAGTTCTGCTTTACAGAAGATATTCGGTTCACGGAATGAGCGCGTGCTTAAGAGGCATTGGCGTCTGGCTGAGCGGGTCAAGGAGCTGGAGCCGCAGTTTCAGCAAATGAGCGACGGTGAGCTCAGTGCGCAGACGCAGAAGTTCAAGGACCGGCTTGCGGCGGGTGAGCGGACTGAGGAGATATTGCCGGAGGCGTTCGCGACGATACGTGAGACGTCGGACCGGCATCTTGGGTTTCGCAATGCGCTGCTGGATCAGTACGAGTTTGACGCGTCGAAGCTGGACGGGCATACGCGGAAGATATATGACGAGCTGAAGGCGAAGGTAGACGAAGGTGCGGATGTGCATGATCTGGATGTGCCGGTGGAGTTCAACGCGGTGATCCGGGAGCTGTATCCGGAGTCTCGGCCGCCGTTTCGGTTCAGGCATTTCGATGTGCAGGTGATCGGCGGACATGTTCTGTACGAGGGTTCGATCGCTGAGATGGCGACGGGTGAGGGTAAGACGCTGGTGGCAACTCTGGCGGCTTACGTTGTGCATCTGACGGGACAAAAGGTTCACGTGATCACGGTTAACGATTATCTTGCGAAACGTGATGCGGACTGGATGCGTCCGGTGTTTGCGGCGATGGGTCTGACCGTCGGTGCGATACAGGGGGATATGGATACGTCGGGGGCGGCAAGGCGCGAGCAGTACGAATGTGACATTACATACGGAACGAACAACGAGTTCGGATTCGATTATCTGCGCGACAATATGAAGACATCGCTGGATCGGATGGCGCAGGGGCCGTTGGAGTATTCACTGATCGATGAGGTGGACTCGATCCTGATCGACGAGGCGAGGACGCCTTTGATCATTTCCGGGCCGGCGGTTGACGATGTGAATCGGTATCGCAAGGCGGACAGTGTGGCGCGGGAGCTTATGCGTCTGCAGAGCGGGCGTATGAATCTCAAGTCGCGAGCCGATGCGGCGGAGCGGAAGCTGGCGAATGCCCAGGGTGAATATTCCGAGGCGAAAAAGGCCAAGGATGATGCGCGAATGCAGAAGGCGCAGAAGGTGGTCGACGAGACCCAAGAAGAGATCCAGCAACTCGAGGCGCAGGTCGAGCAGACGACGGAATACTTTGAGATCGAGTATGATCGCAAGGCTGTGCATCTGACGCATGACGGAATCAGTGCGGCGCAGGACATTGCGGGGGTCGGCTCGTTCTATACTGGTTCGAATATCGAATGGCCTCACATGCTGGAGCAGTCGCTGCGGGCGCATGTGGTGTTCGAGCGCGAGAAGGATTACGTTGTCAAGGACAACAAGGTCGTGATCGTAGACGAGTTCACGGGGCGGCTTATGGAAGGTCGGCAGTGGTCGGACGGATTGCACCAGGCGGTCGAGGCGAAGGAAGGCGTGAAGATCAAGGAGGAGAGTCAGACGCTGGCGACTATCACGCTGCAGAACTTTTTCAAGTTGTATGATCAGATCGCGGGCATGACGGGTACGGCTATAACTGAGGCTGGGGAGTTTCTGAGTATTTACGGGTTGGACGTGGTTGTGATACCGACGAATCGGCCCCTAGTTCGTGATGACCGGCAAGATCTGATCTACAAGTCGATGGCGGAGAAGTTCAACGCGATCGTCGATGAGATATACGAGGTGAGCAGTGCGGGTCGGCCTGTGCTGGTTGGTACGATCAGTATCGAGAAGAGTGAGGCGATATCGCGGGCACTGACGAAGAAGTACAATGTCGATCACGAGGTGCTTAACGCCAAGCAGCATGCTCGTGAGGCTGTGATCGTAGAGAAGGCCGGCTGTCAGCATAAAAGGCGTGACGGCAAGGCGGTTGGTAACGTGACGATCGCGACGAACATGGCGGGGCGTGGTACGGATATTAAGCTTGGGCCGGGCGTGGCGGAGATCGGCGGGCTGCATATTGTCGGTACCGAACGGCACGAGGCGAGACGGATCGACAATCAGCTTCGCGGTCGTGCGGGTCGGCAGGGCGACAAGGGTTCGAGTCAGTTTTTCCTGTGCTTTGATGACGATCTGATGCGGCTGTTCGCGCCGGAGTGGACGGTCAAGGCGCTGGCGTGGATCGGCTGGGAAGAAGGGCAGCCGATCTATCACGGCAGGATCAGCAAGGGGATCGAGAAGGCGCAAAAGAAGGTTGAGGAGCGGAACTTCGAACAGCGTAAGAGTCTGCTGGATTATGACGAGGTCATGGACTATCAGCGGAAGATCTTTTATAAGCGGCGCAGGCAGCTTCTGAGGGGCGAGGGGCTCAAGTCACTGATAATGGAGATGATCGAAAGGCAGATCGACACGGGCAGCGCGAATATGCTCAGCGAGGAGTATCGCTGGAACTGCGCGGTCGAGTGGGCGCGGTCGCAGTTCGGTGTTGATCTTGCGGTGCGGGATATCGAAGGCAGTAAACCTGAGGAGATCGAAGAGGTTATCAAAGAGCTTGCCAAGAAGAACGTTGCGAATGAGATTTCGCTTTCGCTTGGTGAATACCTGGAGGACTATTCTGACAAGGCGACGTGGAAGGTTGATTCGCTTTGCAAGTGGGCGATGAGCAAGTTCGATGCGAATCTGTCCGCGAACAAGCTGCGGGACATGGAGGTGGAAGATATCGAGCGGTCTGTTATCGATGCGGCGTGTGCGCAGGTCGAGAACCAGGATTATTCGCAACTCGGTGAGTTTCTCGAAGAGGGATTCGGCGTGCGGCTGTTTGCGCAGTGGGTCGGTTCCAAGTTCGATATCAAGGTTGATGTGGAAGAGCTTGAAGGGCTCAAGGCGGACGAGGTGAAGGCCAAGCTCAACGAACGTGTTGCGGAGAAGTATGAGCAGCGTGAGATCGAATACCCGGTCGAGTTTGCGATGAATATGGTGTTTGGCGGGGCGGAGGTGAATATCTACGGCTTCGAGAAGCTGGCTGAGTGGGCTAACAAGCGGTATGGCTGTGAGCTGGAAGCGGAGAAACTCGGTGAGATGAAGCCGAAGGAAATTTACGAGATGCTGGTCGAATACAGCGATTCATATCATAAGGGTCGGCTCGAAGAAGAGATCAATGGTAAAATAGACGGCGGCGCGGATGCGTCGGAAGTTGCGGCCTGGGCGAAGGAACGGTTCGATGCTGATGTCGATGTCGACGAGCAGACGAGTATAGAGGCGATTCGCGAGAAGGTGCTGGAGGCTGGTCGCGGGTTCCTGCGTAAAGAGCTGACGGATCTGGAGAAGTATGTGCTGCTGCAGATCTATGACGGGACGTGGAAGGATCATCTGTATTCGATGGACCATCTCAAGGAGAGCATCTTCCTGCGTGCGTTTGCGGAGAAGGACCCGAAGATCGAGTACAAGCGTGAAGGTTTCCGGATGTTCAACGAGATGCTGGAGCAGATCGAGGACAAGGTGACGGATGTGATCTTGAAGGTGCGGCTGACGCCGAAGACACAGCAGCGTCGGTCCGTATGGAACGTGAGCAATACGAGCCACGACTCGGTCGGGCAGTTCTCTATGGCACAGAAGCAGAGGGCGGCAGCTCAGGCACCGCAGGGCGAGGTGAAGGTCAAGACGATCGTAACAGATGAGCGGAAGGTTGGCAGGAACGAGCCGTGTCCGTGCGGCAGCGGAAAGAAGTATAAGAAGTGCTGCGGGCGTGGGTAG
- the rnr gene encoding ribonuclease R, giving the protein MIEALKKQILKYMSRRDYVPTPPDKMRKAMSVPENLEYEFEDAFKELRESGKLVVGSGNVARLPAMGGRVKGTFQANPKGFGFVIPDEANRYGDLFIPTENRANAMSGDKVIAKPMKRGRRQGEIRYAGIIVKVLERGTKRVVGNLRKVGDEWQVMPDGSDYVDPVIIDDVGAKNARENDKVVVDIIVYPTFTELARGAIVEVLGRAGQYDAEIKATIEQYDLPEEFTEEHLDQARDAAAKFAETADGGREDITDTVLVTIDPPDARDFDDAISLKRLGDETWVLGIHIADVSTFVGMDSPLDVEAKERGNSVYLPGKVIPMLPEILSNGICSLQPGQKRYAKSVYVTYDRDGNVQGREFANSLIESSERLTYEQADKIIKGDTCGFSAEVVALVKDMEVLARAIEARRKKAGMLHLDLPETELELNEEGQVVDAHPADDSYPHTIIEMFMVEANEAVASLLDRFDVPFIRRIHPDPEPAKAKELSRFVKICGFKLPKKLDRSEMQDLLEAVKGTSYEFAINMHVLRSLQKAEYSPLHIGHFALASKHYCHFTSPIRRYADLTVHRLLQCYLENRLNQIGLEEVLPPGELTELGSHISFTEQQAARAEDDLKTVLILEMLSSRLGDEIDGVVSGLTGFGIFVQCQKYGVEGLVDFGDLGMDYWKFDQKNQAVVGKHTGKAVRVGDSMRAKIVAVDVPARRLTLAPVKMLVTERPKQKFSNGGKKGRKGRRKGRRKKSKGRR; this is encoded by the coding sequence ATGATAGAAGCACTTAAAAAGCAGATCCTTAAATATATGAGCCGGCGTGACTATGTGCCGACGCCTCCGGACAAGATGCGCAAGGCGATGTCTGTGCCGGAGAATCTGGAATATGAGTTTGAGGATGCTTTCAAGGAGCTTCGTGAATCCGGCAAACTGGTGGTGGGCAGCGGCAATGTCGCGCGTCTGCCTGCGATGGGCGGCAGGGTGAAGGGAACTTTTCAGGCGAATCCGAAGGGGTTCGGGTTCGTGATACCGGACGAGGCGAATCGGTATGGCGATCTGTTCATTCCGACTGAGAACCGTGCGAACGCGATGTCGGGCGATAAAGTGATCGCAAAGCCTATGAAGCGAGGCAGGAGGCAGGGCGAGATACGGTATGCGGGCATTATCGTGAAGGTGCTCGAACGCGGGACCAAGCGGGTCGTGGGTAATTTGCGGAAGGTGGGAGATGAGTGGCAGGTGATGCCGGACGGGTCGGATTATGTCGATCCGGTGATAATTGACGATGTGGGGGCGAAGAATGCGCGTGAGAACGACAAGGTCGTCGTGGATATTATCGTGTATCCGACGTTTACAGAGCTTGCGCGGGGTGCGATCGTGGAGGTGCTGGGACGTGCGGGACAGTATGACGCGGAGATAAAGGCGACGATAGAGCAGTATGACCTGCCGGAGGAATTTACCGAGGAGCATCTGGACCAGGCCCGGGATGCGGCGGCGAAGTTTGCCGAGACCGCGGACGGGGGGCGTGAGGATATTACGGATACTGTGCTGGTGACGATCGATCCGCCTGATGCGCGGGATTTTGACGATGCGATCAGCCTGAAGCGATTGGGCGACGAAACGTGGGTGCTGGGGATACATATTGCGGACGTGAGCACGTTCGTGGGGATGGATTCACCGCTGGATGTTGAGGCGAAGGAGCGGGGAAACAGCGTTTATCTGCCGGGGAAGGTAATCCCGATGCTTCCTGAGATACTCAGTAACGGGATATGTTCGCTGCAGCCGGGGCAGAAGAGGTACGCGAAGAGCGTGTATGTTACGTATGACCGGGACGGCAATGTTCAGGGGCGGGAATTTGCGAACAGCCTGATCGAAAGCAGCGAGAGGCTGACATATGAGCAGGCTGACAAGATAATCAAGGGCGATACATGCGGATTCTCGGCGGAGGTCGTTGCGCTGGTGAAGGATATGGAGGTGCTGGCGCGGGCGATCGAGGCAAGGCGGAAAAAGGCGGGCATGCTGCATCTGGATCTGCCGGAGACGGAGCTGGAACTGAACGAGGAGGGGCAGGTGGTGGACGCTCATCCGGCGGACGACAGCTACCCGCATACGATAATCGAGATGTTCATGGTGGAGGCGAACGAGGCGGTGGCGTCGCTGCTGGACCGGTTCGATGTGCCTTTTATCAGGCGTATTCACCCGGATCCGGAGCCGGCGAAGGCAAAAGAGCTGTCGCGGTTCGTGAAGATATGCGGCTTCAAACTGCCGAAAAAGCTGGATCGATCGGAGATGCAGGACCTGCTGGAGGCAGTGAAGGGGACAAGTTACGAGTTTGCGATTAATATGCATGTGCTGCGGAGTCTGCAGAAGGCGGAGTATTCGCCGCTGCATATTGGGCATTTTGCGTTGGCGTCGAAGCATTACTGCCATTTTACGAGCCCGATCAGGCGGTATGCGGATCTGACGGTGCATCGGCTGCTGCAGTGTTATCTGGAGAACCGGCTGAATCAGATCGGGCTGGAAGAAGTTCTGCCGCCGGGCGAACTTACGGAACTCGGCAGTCATATAAGCTTTACGGAGCAGCAGGCTGCGAGAGCTGAGGACGACTTGAAGACTGTGCTGATCCTGGAGATGCTCAGCAGTCGGCTCGGCGATGAGATCGACGGGGTGGTGAGCGGTCTGACCGGGTTCGGGATATTCGTGCAGTGCCAGAAATACGGGGTCGAGGGACTGGTGGATTTCGGTGATCTGGGGATGGATTACTGGAAATTCGATCAGAAGAACCAGGCAGTTGTGGGCAAGCATACCGGCAAGGCCGTGCGGGTTGGTGATTCGATGCGTGCGAAGATCGTGGCTGTGGATGTGCCTGCGAGGAGGCTCACGCTGGCGCCGGTGAAGATGCTGGTAACGGAAAGGCCGAAGCAGAAGTTCAGTAATGGCGGTAAAAAGGGCAGAAAAGGGCGCCGAAAGGGGCGACGCAAGAAGAGCAAGGGTCGGCGGTAG
- a CDS encoding tetratricopeptide repeat protein, translating to MAGTQTGDDLEKALAFFERAEEVAASDNFDYAIEMYLEGLRRAPDALEQGHLPLRQLALKRQARGGKKPTVVEKMKHMGGKTPVEELVNASYLFAKDPDNTHYAETLLKAAVKGNYRRTAEWIAQLVFEANRASEKPSFATYMLLKDCYIKLQQFGMAVSACRHGVQMKPNDEALQLELRNLSAQMTMQKGKYNGKGDFTGSIKDRERQQELIEAERPRHSEDKKKEVVNQARAAYKENPDSVDNIVSLADAMFGLGTAQGHNDAILFLKRAYEKKGEFAIKKRWHELKMRRLRILIQLAKTKAKQEPENAKRRQDVMALAEQYNKEELRYWEACVEHYPTDLRMKYDYGICLIKNGLYDEAIPVLQEAQREPGKRVAAMDETGLCFFLKGWYQDAIDIFQEAFRLCEVRDSDLAKDIRYNLARSYEEDGQSEKALEYYRKLAQLDFKYKDVSQRVENLRKSGK from the coding sequence ATGGCAGGTACGCAAACGGGTGATGATCTGGAAAAAGCTTTAGCGTTCTTTGAACGTGCTGAGGAAGTTGCGGCCTCTGATAATTTCGATTATGCGATCGAGATGTATCTTGAGGGGTTACGGCGGGCTCCCGATGCGCTTGAGCAGGGGCATTTGCCTTTGAGGCAGCTTGCACTGAAAAGGCAGGCTCGCGGGGGCAAAAAGCCGACTGTTGTGGAAAAAATGAAGCATATGGGGGGCAAGACGCCGGTCGAGGAGCTGGTCAACGCGTCGTATCTGTTCGCGAAGGATCCTGATAATACGCACTATGCGGAGACGCTGCTCAAGGCGGCTGTCAAGGGGAACTACCGCAGGACGGCGGAGTGGATCGCTCAGCTCGTGTTCGAGGCGAATCGGGCCAGCGAGAAACCTTCTTTTGCAACTTATATGCTTTTGAAGGACTGTTATATTAAGCTGCAGCAGTTCGGGATGGCGGTTTCGGCATGCAGGCACGGTGTGCAGATGAAGCCTAACGACGAGGCGCTGCAGTTGGAACTGCGGAACTTGTCGGCGCAGATGACTATGCAGAAGGGCAAGTATAACGGCAAGGGTGATTTTACCGGATCGATCAAGGACAGGGAAAGGCAGCAGGAGTTGATCGAGGCGGAGAGGCCGAGGCATTCAGAGGATAAAAAGAAGGAGGTGGTCAACCAGGCGCGGGCTGCATACAAGGAGAATCCGGATAGCGTGGATAACATTGTTTCGCTTGCCGATGCGATGTTTGGGCTTGGTACGGCGCAGGGGCATAACGATGCAATTCTCTTTCTGAAAAGGGCTTACGAGAAGAAAGGCGAGTTTGCGATCAAAAAACGGTGGCACGAGCTGAAGATGAGGCGGCTTCGGATCCTGATACAGTTGGCGAAGACGAAGGCCAAGCAGGAGCCGGAGAACGCGAAACGGCGTCAAGATGTGATGGCGCTGGCGGAGCAGTATAATAAGGAAGAGTTGCGTTACTGGGAAGCGTGCGTGGAGCACTATCCGACGGACCTGAGGATGAAGTATGATTATGGTATCTGTCTTATCAAGAACGGGCTGTATGATGAGGCAATTCCGGTGCTTCAGGAGGCCCAGCGGGAGCCGGGTAAGCGGGTCGCGGCGATGGATGAGACGGGATTGTGCTTCTTTTTGAAGGGCTGGTACCAGGATGCGATAGATATTTTTCAGGAAGCGTTCAGGCTTTGCGAGGTCAGGGACAGCGACCTGGCAAAAGACATAAGATACAATCTGGCAAGGAGTTATGAAGAGGATGGGCAATCTGAAAAGGCTCTGGAATACTATCGAAAGCTCGCTCAGTTAGATTTTAAATACAAAGATGTCAGCCAAAGGGTTGAAAATCTCAGAAAATCTGGTAAATAG
- the glyA gene encoding serine hydroxymethyltransferase, translated as MYDRLKTHDPEIYNLLNEEETRQQDSIRLIPSENYVSMAVREATGSCMTNKYSEGYPGKRYYEGQQVTDKIENLAIERAKQVFGAEHACVQPYSGSVANVAVYTAFADPGDTILALSLPFGGHLTHGWKVSVTGKFFNAVHYTLEDDSDLIDYDQIEKLALECKPKVIVSGATAYSRHIDYARFNEIAKKVGAAHVCDMAHVAGLVAAGAHPNPVPHSDAVTTTTHKSLRGPRGALILCKEEHAAKINKAVFPGMQGGPHMHTISAIAVALREAATPEFKQYGQQVVKNAKRFAEKLVELGFDVVSGGTDNHLVLIDLRPKNILGKPLAKALDRAGIVTNYNTIPNDPAKPFNPSGIRMGTPAVTTRGFKEEQMEQIAEWINEITHNVENDEVIEKVHKQVKQLCDDFPVPANFVNPA; from the coding sequence ATGTACGATAGGCTCAAAACACACGACCCAGAGATATACAACCTTCTCAACGAAGAAGAAACACGTCAGCAGGACTCGATCCGCCTGATCCCCTCGGAAAACTACGTCTCGATGGCTGTCCGCGAAGCAACCGGAAGCTGCATGACCAACAAATACTCCGAAGGCTACCCCGGCAAACGCTACTACGAAGGCCAGCAGGTCACCGACAAGATCGAAAACCTCGCCATCGAACGCGCAAAACAGGTCTTCGGCGCAGAACACGCTTGCGTCCAGCCATACTCCGGCTCCGTCGCCAACGTAGCCGTCTACACCGCATTCGCGGACCCAGGCGACACCATCCTCGCCCTCTCTCTGCCCTTCGGCGGCCACCTCACCCACGGCTGGAAGGTCTCCGTCACAGGCAAATTCTTCAACGCGGTACACTACACCCTTGAGGACGATTCCGACCTGATCGACTACGACCAGATCGAAAAGCTCGCCCTCGAATGCAAACCCAAGGTCATCGTCTCAGGCGCGACCGCCTACAGCAGACACATCGACTACGCACGCTTCAACGAGATCGCCAAAAAGGTCGGCGCAGCACACGTCTGCGACATGGCACACGTAGCAGGCCTCGTCGCAGCAGGCGCACACCCCAACCCCGTGCCGCATTCGGACGCGGTAACCACAACAACACACAAAAGCCTTCGCGGCCCGCGCGGCGCCCTGATCCTCTGCAAAGAAGAACACGCAGCTAAGATCAACAAGGCCGTATTCCCGGGCATGCAGGGCGGCCCGCACATGCACACGATCTCAGCGATCGCCGTCGCACTCCGCGAAGCTGCAACGCCCGAATTTAAACAGTACGGTCAGCAGGTCGTAAAAAACGCAAAACGCTTCGCCGAAAAACTCGTCGAGCTCGGCTTCGATGTCGTATCAGGCGGAACCGACAACCACCTCGTCCTCATCGACCTGCGACCGAAGAACATCCTCGGCAAGCCCCTCGCAAAGGCACTCGACCGCGCAGGCATCGTAACCAACTACAACACGATCCCCAACGACCCTGCAAAGCCCTTCAACCCCAGCGGCATCCGGATGGGCACACCTGCAGTCACAACTCGCGGCTTCAAGGAAGAACAAATGGAGCAGATCGCCGAATGGATAAATGAGATTACTCACAACGTCGAAAACGATGAAGTGATCGAAAAGGTACACAAACAGGTCAAACAGCTCTGCGACGACTTCCCCGTGCCAGCGAACTTCGTAAACCCCGCGTAA
- a CDS encoding Gfo/Idh/MocA family protein, whose protein sequence is MAEKLKTAIMGLSPVGVKLLEAADRTSLFELRAVADSDGEQAQKIAAIYDCQPHNDYRQLVIQPDLQVLLVAEPMHLCREHLRVAIKNNCNILKLLPPALDFEQAADMIRTAEKQKVKFDVASRIRVAPGFRKVKEYIRAQGREKFHLITAVCHLPAQQLEPNERWLADPQLAGGGVILQKCYELLERVVDIFDIPQQIYTLLTSHAPDRKQRLSTTEDTALITMKFSDTLLANVTASRVLGPPALMLRIHSKENYIKATPDSMTLFDNQGEILEQYNYIQQPDNSLETMLTEFAHSITNPPKPPTEPTYHPIIETMSLIESAYVSARTAMPEPTQRILKLVRP, encoded by the coding sequence ATGGCTGAAAAACTAAAGACCGCCATCATGGGACTTTCGCCCGTCGGTGTCAAGCTGCTCGAAGCCGCGGACAGAACCTCTCTGTTCGAGCTTCGCGCAGTAGCCGACAGCGACGGCGAACAGGCCCAGAAGATCGCGGCTATCTACGACTGCCAGCCGCACAACGACTACCGCCAGCTCGTCATCCAGCCGGACCTGCAGGTGCTCCTCGTCGCAGAACCCATGCACCTATGCCGCGAACACCTGCGCGTCGCGATCAAGAACAACTGCAATATATTAAAGCTCCTTCCGCCTGCTCTCGACTTCGAGCAGGCCGCCGACATGATCCGAACCGCCGAAAAGCAGAAGGTCAAATTCGACGTGGCATCACGCATCCGCGTTGCGCCGGGCTTTCGCAAGGTAAAAGAATACATCCGCGCACAGGGCCGCGAAAAGTTCCACCTTATCACAGCGGTCTGCCACCTCCCCGCACAGCAGCTAGAGCCCAACGAACGCTGGCTCGCCGACCCGCAACTCGCAGGCGGCGGCGTCATCCTCCAGAAATGCTACGAACTGCTCGAACGCGTCGTCGACATCTTCGACATCCCCCAGCAGATTTACACCCTGCTAACCTCTCACGCACCCGACCGCAAACAGCGGCTCTCCACCACCGAGGACACCGCGCTGATCACAATGAAATTTTCCGACACGCTCCTTGCCAACGTAACCGCAAGCCGAGTGCTCGGCCCGCCCGCACTGATGCTCCGCATCCACAGCAAAGAAAACTACATAAAAGCCACCCCCGACTCGATGACCCTCTTCGACAACCAGGGCGAAATACTCGAACAGTACAACTACATCCAGCAGCCCGACAACTCACTCGAAACAATGCTCACCGAGTTCGCACACAGCATAACCAACCCCCCAAAACCCCCAACCGAACCAACATACCACCCCATAATAGAAACCATGTCCCTAATAGAATCCGCCTACGTCTCAGCCCGCACCGCAATGCCAGAACCCACCCAAAGAATCCTAAAACTAGTCCGGCCATAG
- the efp gene encoding elongation factor P has product MKASDMKKGQTVTVDDKLYVVVDYQHVKLGKGGAVYQTKLKGLEDGGTRNIRLRADENVEEAYLDKRNYEYLYSSADEHVLMDTENFEQIMLDDDAFGDGPKYLKPNEQLKVSMYEGRPVVVELPNTVDLEVTETAPEIKGATATNQYKPATVETGYELQVPPFIKVGDVVRVDTRSGEYVTRV; this is encoded by the coding sequence ATGAAAGCATCTGACATGAAAAAGGGTCAGACCGTCACGGTGGATGACAAGCTGTATGTCGTCGTGGATTATCAACACGTCAAGCTCGGCAAGGGCGGGGCGGTTTATCAGACGAAGCTCAAGGGTCTGGAAGACGGCGGGACCCGGAATATCCGTCTGCGGGCCGACGAGAATGTCGAAGAGGCTTATCTCGACAAGAGGAATTATGAGTATCTGTATTCGTCGGCTGATGAGCATGTGCTGATGGACACGGAGAATTTCGAGCAGATCATGCTGGATGATGACGCGTTCGGTGACGGGCCGAAATATCTAAAGCCCAATGAGCAGCTCAAGGTGAGCATGTATGAGGGTCGGCCGGTGGTTGTCGAGCTGCCGAACACGGTTGATCTGGAAGTTACCGAGACCGCGCCGGAGATCAAGGGTGCGACGGCGACGAATCAGTACAAGCCTGCGACGGTCGAGACCGGTTACGAGCTGCAGGTTCCGCCTTTTATCAAGGTGGGCGATGTGGTTCGTGTCGACACCCGCAGCGGTGAGTACGTTACGCGGGTTTAG